The genomic stretch ATGTGGGCTTGGAGCCGAGGAGACCAGACTCGGTGAGGATGTCGAGTGCATATTTTCGTTGCGAGATAAAAATACTAGTGGAGTTTCGAGCAATCTCAAGGCCTAAGAAATACTTGAGAGGCCCTAAGTCTTTCATGTAAACACATTTGTTGAGATAACCTTTGAATTGGGTGATCAACGTTGAGTCGTTACCACATATCACAAGGTCGTCAACGTAGACAAGAATGTGTAATTCAGCTTCCTTCTTTCACATAGAGAATAGTGAGTGATCGTAAGGGCATTGAATGAAGCCGTATTTCACAAGTGCAGCTGCTAGTTTCGCATACTACCATCGGGGAGCTTGTCGAAGCCCGTAAAGAGACTTTTGTAAACGGCAGACCCGTCCATCAGGTTGGTTGGTGAAACCTGGTggtaatttcatgtaaacttcttcgtCGAGATTACCGTGTAAGAATGCGTTGTGCACATCCATTTGATGAAGTTCCCAATTTTTCGCGGCGGCGATGGCGAGCAGGGTTCGAACTGTGACCAATTTTATAGTTGGCGCGAAGGTTTCATTATAATCCACCCCTTCAACTTGACGATTTCCCATTCAAACCAAGCGGGCTTTGTAGCATTCGATGGAACCGTCGGCATGATATTTTATTTAAAAACCCATTTGCACCCAATAGCCTTCTTGCCTTTCAGAAGTTGTTGGAGCGTCCAAGTCTGATTTTTTTCGAGGGCATTGATCTCGTGTAGCATTGCTGCTCGCTATTGGGGTACCTGCATTGCTTCGGAAAAGGACCTGGGCTCGTGATTTTTAGTCACGACCGACAAAAAGATACGATGTTGTATAGAGAATTTGACGCAATTAATATAACTAGAGATCGGAAATTTAGTACCTGAGGTTGATGTTGAAGCGGTGAGAGCTTGTTGCGAAGGCCGAGTTGTTTGTAGTACATAGCCACGAAGTCGGGTGCTCGGTATTTTTGGTCGGTGACCACGTCCCATGTCACGTTCTGAGGTGTCGTGTGTTGCATCGGTGGTGTCTTTTTCTGGGGTGTCGTCTGCATTGGTGGTGTCGTTTTCTGGGGTGTCGTGTGTTGTAGGGGATGTTTCGGTTGGTGAGGAGGTGGTATTGGTGGTGTCTGTGTTCGGGGCCATGGATTCAGGTGGCGAGGTGGTCGTGGATGTAGATGGCGAATTGGTTGTGGTCGTTTGAGGAGGTGTGGTATGTTGTGATGAACCCATGGGTCCAACTACAATTTTCTCAATGGGAGTAAGGTCAGTGTCACTAGGTAAGTTGTCGAGGTCACAATTTTCATTGAGATGTAGCGAATGATAAGGAAACTTGTGTTCAACGAATACAACATCCCGTGAGTCGAAATAAGACCCAGTGTCAAGGTCATAGAGGTGCCACCCTTTTTTCGCGAATGGGTACCCGAGAAAAATGCACTTCCGACTTTTGGGTGCGAATTTGTCCCGTGTTCGATTAATGGTTTTTGCATAGCATAAACACCCAAATGTACGAAGATTATCCATTGTGGGTTGTTTGTCAAATAAAAGCTCATATGAGGTTTTGCCATGTAAGAGTTTGGTTGGGGTATGATTTATGAGATGGATCGCCGTTAGGACACATTCCCCCCAAAACAAGATAGGAAGGCTAGCTTGAAATGAAAGTGCCCGAGCAACGTTTAAAATATGTCTATGTTTGCGTTCAACCCGGCCATTTTGTTGGGGGGTGTCGACGTTCGAGATTTGAAAAATCATGCCTTGAGTAGTAAAATAAGGAATAAAACTTTTAAATTCAGTTCCATTATCGCttcttaaaattttaattttcttgTCAAATTGTCTTTCAATCATAGCGAAAAAATTTAAAAGTTTTTGACTCGCGTCACTTTTGTGACGTAATAAATAGACCCAAGTAGAGCGTGAAAAATCGTCAACTATGGTTAAAAAATAACGGGAGCCGCAAGACCCATTTTCGGTATATTTGccccataaatcacaatgtaTCAAATCAAACGGTTGAGCAGCTTTATTAGTACTTAAAGAAAAACGTTCACGGGTTTGCTTAGCACGCAAATAAATGTCGCAAGTTCGACTATGAAAAGAACTAGAATGACGAGAGTTTTTATTGAAAAAAGGTAAAAACTGATGAATATCGGTGGAGGGGTGTCCCAACCTTCAATGCCAGAGCTCTATTTGATCGACCGGTCCAACAGAATATGCCTTGACTTCATGATTACGCACTCCCTTTAGAAAATATAGGCCTTCGCTTTGCTCACCTACCCCAATCACCATCCTCGAGATACGGTCCTGAATAGTACAATTGTTATGAGTAAATTGTATAATAAAACTATCATCACGCAAGAGGCAGGAAACGGATATCAAGTTACAATTTAAATTAGAAGCAAATAAAACATCCTTGAGAATAAGATGCGGTGTCAGGCGAATGTCACCACATTTCCTAGCGATTGTTAAATCGCCGTTCGGGAGCCCAACAGAGCAAGGCTCAATGGAACGAAGTTTTGAAAAATGAGAAATGGTGCCTGCAGACATATGTCGGGAAGCACCCGTATCAATAATCCAATGTATAGAGGAGATATTACCGGATATCCTGTCGGTGGTACGAGAAGTATGAGCCTGCCATAAGTGGGAAATTTCCTGAGCTTCAGCGGGAGTAAGGGTGCTGAAGTCAATCAGTTCCCCGTCATTTAAAACAGAGCCACGAGAAGTCGATGCACCTCCTGTCACAGTGTGGGCGCGAGCATTCGTACCAGACCCATGATCAGAATTCCCACCATGAGCTTTGTTGTCGGGAACGATAATTGGCTTATTGTCACGAGAGAGGTAGATACGGTCTCTAGGtttgtcccccccccccccccccccccccccccaccaccAATCTGGAAACTCACCCGTGACTCTGAATCATGTAGTGAAGGTATGACCACGGCGTTTACAAGTAGAACAGAGTGGTCGGCTGGTGTTTTTGCCATCTGGTTGGTCAGAGCGGTCAATCTTAGAGTCGGAGTTATGGTCACGAGCCCCCCTGGATTACGACCTCCATTATAAACGCGAGTAGCAAAGGCCATGGTTTCGGGTGCGGGTTCGGGTTTGGACAAAATAGGAAGATGAACTCCTTCATCTTCGGTCAGTCGATTGTATGCTTGGTTCAGATTTGGGAGAGGGTCTATACCAAGGATAGGAGATCGAGCAACAGAAAAATGGGAATCTAAACCCATTAAAAATTGACGTACCCGCTTTTTATTGCGTCTAGCAGTAAAGTTACCGGTGAGATCGTACTTACAGCCAGAGCAGTCGCATGATGGTGGTGTGTCGGACTAAGAAAGATCGTCCCATAATTTCTTCAAGCGTCCGAAAAAaatttcctttaataatatagatagatagattagtGTAAAGTGTAAACCACCTTATACTAGAGTaactttattttttaatttataaATCTACAAATTgatatattttttaaaataatcTACTCTATATAAAAGCAGAAGACAATACTGAGCAGAGAACGCGCCACGTcattattgcatttctttttttttttcgaaaattgatATTATGGTGGGACCCATGTGCGCGCTACGTATTTAATTACTGAGATATGCGTCTTTCAAAGCATGTGCTAAAATCCGTCTCACTACAAAATCTATAAAGTCGTCTTACGGAATACATCTTTAAATTAAcattatgataaaattttataGAAATTGAATAATAATTACgcataattaattacaaaaacaAGTTACCgtaattgaattacataattactATACTAAAATTAAagaacaaaaatacaaaatttcagGAAAAAATATCACTTATATACGAATCGAAAATACATCGAAATGAATTACAAAATGAATAACAAGTATTTTTGTTATTAACGATTTTGCCTGAAAATACATCTAGATGAATTACAAAATGAATAACAAGTATTTTTGTTATTTGCGATTTTGCCTTGTGCAGTAAATTAATTGAAAACATACAGTGTAcgagtattttttttaaaatataaataatgaCGAGAAATGaacttggaatataaaactcggcatCTGATGTCACGCACACCGAGTTAATCAGTAAAAGCtatttttaactttttttttactctcaaaattaaacaaataattgTTCATTTAAATTACGAGTGAcgtaaaaattatattaaatttttagtaataattttttttaaaataatttacaaTACTGCACGGGTTTTTTAGGACTTAATTCACAATACTGCACGAGTTGTGAATTaagattaattaaaattaaatgagtATACCCGTGAAATAAAACTTATGCACggatttttttttagattttaataaaaaaaattttaaaacgatacgaaaattcgaaacactttaaaatattttttttggaaaattaaTCCTCTCAGATCTGTATAGAAAGCCGTTCATCACCGAGGATTATGTACTTGGAGCAAAAATTCTGGCAATTTAAGTATCAGCCTCGCACTCCGAATTCGGAAGATGGCAATGATAAACTACCGAGTAATTTCTACTTCAACAAGTACGAATTTTAGGCAACGTTGTTATCATCATAATATATACACTTGGACCGTCCAACCATGAAATCCCAAActgcataaaattaaaataatcaGCATATTCTGAAATTAGAGCATATGCAGATAAATATGGAATGGCAGCAGTTACAGCAGTTTCAAAGAAGTGGGGTTCATGGGTAATGGAAGTAGTGGGAGGTTAGGGTTTACAAGGGGTGGTATTTTAGTATTTATAGGATTGCAAACATTGAGATTTTCACAGAAACTCAATCTAACAAATTCAGTAAAAAAGTTGAGATTATGGCACACATCCAGAGCATTCCAATTTCGAGCATCACAAAAGAAACATCAAGGACGGAGCAATTAactgttcgggttatgagattgTGGTACAGAAAGTCGGAGACAAATCCCCAGGACGTGAAAGGTGTAGAACTCATCCTAATTGATGAGAATGTAAGTCTCCCTTTTCCCCTTTCCTGTGGTCTTTTGCAAATTATTGTCACAAGGTATTAACAAATATGAATGAATGCAGGGAGACACAATTCAGGCATCAGTCAACCAGAGGTTGACTCGCCTTTTCTTAGAGCACCTTAATGAAGGGAGCACTTACAAAATCGAAGGTTCGATGTATCATCAAACCGAGTGGGACTTGACATGGCAACAATTCACCCGTGCAAGATTTGGTTCGAGTATAGCACTAGGGTGGTACCGATTCCAAATGTAGATATTCCTCTTTCTACCCATGCTTTCTACACTTTCAATGAGGTCGTGTTTGGAGCAATGCCAAATAGACTTTATATTGGTAAGCAACAATGGCCTACAATTAACTTTTCATATATGCACCCTAAATGTTAACTACCAACTAAAAACTTTTGTTAACTAACAACTGAAAATTTCTGCGACAGACGTAATTGGAAGGTTGGAGCACATTTATCCAATAAGAGAGAGCAATGGAAAGAAAAGGAGGACTATTGTTTTGGGCAATAATTTGTAAGTCAACTATATTCTATAAACAATATGCCAAACTTAACAGCATATCAAAAATAATCATTACAAACTGTTTTTTCAGGAACCAAAACATGTGCTGCTCATTGTTTGGGGATTACCTTCAGCAAATTGCAGAAATTGAGCAAGAATTCATGAACAAACCAAAGCCAACATTGGTCATGCTTTTCGTAAAACGATCAGTTTATGAAGGTATAAAATTCTGGTGATTGAAATACCTTTCTCAGCATTACAAAAACTTTGATGACTTGCaaaatttaagaaaaaaatgTTGGAAAAAAATTCTAATTATTTCCTACTATGCAGGGGAAGTTAGCATAACAACAACATGGGGTGCAACAAAAATATTGGTCAATCCAGATATGAACGAGGTGAAAGTGTTCAACAATAGGTATGACATCAAAATCCGTTTTTTGTGATGTTATTTTCTGTAGGGGAATATTAGGTGCATTAATTGTTATTAACCAGATATGGCACAATATGAATTCTCAAGAAAACGTCCACCAAATGAAGCAGTCGAAAACCGTCAAAAAAATTATTTGAAAAAAACAGTCCAAAAACAATCCAGAAACATTTTGAGTTCAAAATTTATTTATCATTCCCACTTCAGCTTAAATTAATTAACCCATTTTTCTAACCAGTTTTCCAGATGATGATGAACCCATCTTTGGGGCTCCAGAAACTCCTGGGTACCACCCTCCAATCCTCGCAAGTGCAAACATCAAAACACTATCAGAGATACCAAATTTAACCAAAGGAGGGGCATATGTCACAATGGCCAAGATTATTGAGTTAGATACATCTGGTAATAGTTGGTACTACTACTCTTGCAAAGAATGCAGAACAAAAGTGAAGCAAGGAGAAGATGGGTTGTGGTATTGTGACAGTTTAAAAATTAACAATAATTGCACAATGAAGGGTGTGGGGGTGACATCACCAATACCAAGGTTTCAAGTCAAGTTTATTGTGACATATGAAGATCCAGATTCGATTGAGTTCATTATTTGGGATGATGTAATGGTTGATTTGCTTGGGAAAACAGCACAAACCATCCTTGACGAAGATGAGGTAACCAAAATCTCATTTACATACAGTTAAGAATAATATGTAACCAACTTATAATGTTACTGATTAATGTTTAAATATCGTTTCAGATGTACAAAGTCGTCCCTCCCCCAGATTTCAGGCCCCTACTAGACAGGACATTTGTGGCAAAAATTCGAGTGACTGATTTATATAACATTCAACAAAAATCGAAGTCATTTGGGGTGGTCAGTTTATGTGATGACCCAAGAACAATTGCTAAGTGGGATGCTATGAATAATGCAAGAAAGGTATAAGACCAATTAATGACTAACATTTACACCCTCGAATGCtattttttgtatgtttggttTTACTAATAAATATTGTCCTCCTCTAGGAACAAGCAATATCAACTTCGACAAGGGACACTTCAATTGATTCAATAATGGTGAATTTAATTTTAACTTGAACTAATTTTTTTGATAGTAATGGCTTTTTAGTAACAATTAATTTTTTGTTAGGAGCAAATGAGAGAGATGATTGAGTCTGAACCTGTGCTGAATTCCCAAGAGATCACACCACATAAAGGTGTCGTGGAGACAACTGAAGCATCTGACAAGTCATCTGCCACAAAAATGAAGGAAATTAAGTTAGGCAAGCAGCCTATGGAGTTCTAAGAAACATTTAAGCAATTAAGCAATTTCTGAACTTTTTTAACAGACAtttctgtttttgtttttggACTGTTGTTTTATGTTCTATTTTGGACCAAGGATATTTTAAGTTGTAATCGAACAATTAAGGTAGTCATATTTAAGATAGATTTGTAGCAGGTTTAATATGCAGCCAATCAAGAAGCTAAAGGAGAAATGGATGGCACAACACTTCAAACGTGGAGCTTAAAGGAAAGCAAAGATTGGATGCGGTTTTAAAGAAGCAACATCGACGATCTGTATTTATGTACTACGTTTTTTACTATTGTATTTCAGTTCCCACAAAGAATTAATGAACTTTCGTCATAATTATGAAATTTAATTCTTTCATTTCCGATTTAGAGACATGTCATTAGTCAATAATAAGCGAGTTTAACCAAAGAAACACGGTATTTTATAGCCAACAATAATAGAGTACATTTAATATACTACCAATGAGTAAATGAAAAATGATGAAGAGTATTTGAATTATATTGAAAATCATGGAAAAAAACGGATGAATGGAAGGGCATAAATTTAAAAGCATAGTCACGGAATGTGTAAGCAAAAACGTCTTAAATATAAAGGTCTAAATTTTTTCAGCTTGTCTGACGGTTTAAACAGTTATGGTAACTACCCATGATGCACTACTTGCAGTTTATAAGTTAGTGGCCAATAATTGAAACAACAAAATGAAGTAGTTGTAGCATAGTGACGGAATGTGAAAGTAAAAACGTCTCAAAAATGAATGTTGAATTTTATTCAGCTTAACTGACGTTTAAAAACCATTATGGTCAACTATCCATGATGCACTACTTGCAGTTAATAAGTTAGTGGGCAATATTTGAGTAAACTAAACAAACAGTTTTGTAAGTTAGTGGGCAATAGATGATTGAAGTAAAAGTAAATCAAACACATTTTGTTTACCAGTTTTATTCAATGAATTAAAAAGAATAACCAACTAGACACTGTGCACATTTTTTGCATCATCTTCAGAAGCATCAAAACAGAGGTGGGTTAAACATGGAAAAGGGCAATTCAAGTACAAGCCAAAAAAAAAGGAGACGAGAGCAAGGAATGAACAACGAAAACagtaagtttcttaatttatctcTATGAATTAAAATCAGTTACATTGTGTTATTGCATACTTAACTTTTtcgaaccttgacgaacaatatgCATGCTTCGAATGTTTTACTTCACTTCTATCTTTGAGAAAGAAGAATATGCATGCTACCAATGAACCTGCATTTTAGTAACATATTTTCATCAGATAAAGTTCATAAAAATTTGACAAAATTGAAAGCAAAAAAAAGGAAACTTTTTTAAAGAAACAAGGTATATTAGAAAAGAGATTGAAATTGAAAGGTATATTAGAAAAGGGAATCAGTAAATGTACTTAACTTTTCACATGTTGATAATTGATCTGCAATGAATGTTCTGCAAACAATTGTAGAACAATTATAATGATTTGTATACTATACATCACAATTGTTAAATCAAATGAGTTTGAATTGAAAATAAGTTTACTAATGTAACACTTTGAAACGTGAGTGTGAATGATAACAGTTGTATTGGTTGATTTGTGGTAGGACCAACAcatgggttgggttaggtcagTCTGGGTTGGGTTGGGTGAGGTCAGTCtgggtttggttgggttgggtcagtctgggttgggttgggtcagtctgggttgggttgggttgggtcagTCTTgattgggttgggttgggtcagTCTTgattgggttgggttgggtcagTTTTGATTGGGTTGGGTTGGTCGATCTGGTTGGTCGATCCGGGTTGGGTCGATCCGGGTTGGATCGATCTGGTTGGGTCGATCCGGGTTAGGTCGATCCGAGTTGGGTCGATCCGGGTTAGGTCGATCCGGGTTGGTCGATCCGGGTTGGGTCAGTCCGGGTTGGGTCAGTCCGGGTTGGGTCAGTCCGGGTTGGGTCAAGTCCGGGTATTTGGGTCAAGTCCGGGTATTTGGGTCAAGTCCGGGTATTTGGGTCAAGTCCATGTAAATGGGTCAAGTCCATGTATTTGAGTCCAGTACATGTAAATGGGTCAGTCCAAATGGGTCAGTcctaatgtgttgacatgggtcGGGTTATAACCCGGGTTGGATTGGGTCGGGTTATTACCCGGGTTGGATTGGGTCGGATTATAACCCGGGTCGTATTGGATCGGGTTATAACCCGGGTTGGATTGGGTCGGGTTAAACCCCGGGTTGGATTGGGTCGGGTTAAACCCCGGGTTGGATTGGGTCGGGTTTGGTCAAGTCCAGGTTGGGTCAAGTCCATGTAAATGGGTCAAGTCCATGTAAATGGGTCAAGTCCATGTATTTGAGTCAAGTCCATGTAAATGGGTCAGTACATGTAAATGGGTCAGTCCAAATGGGTCAGTCCAAATGTGTTGACATGGGTCGGGTTATAACCCGGGTTGGATTGGGTCGGGTTATAACCCGGGTTGGATTGGGTCGGGTTATAACCCGTGTTAGGTTTGGCCGGGTTAAAACCCGTTTTGATGTGGGTCAGGTTAAAACCCGTTTTGATGTGGGTCAGGTTAAAACCCTTGCTGATTTGAATCCAATTTTAGGCAAGGTTGTAGGCaacatgtaattttaattaatgaATCTAGGGTTTTAATTTGtgacaacaacaaaaacacagCAATCTTGAATGACAACAGATCCTATACTCAAATTTCCAGATTTTTAACCATTATTTTCAATAATATAGATAATTTATCAAGACTAACATAAAAACTCCATTAAAAAAAATGTAACATCTAAAAACAGATTGAAttcattttttaaaaaatattgttAATAGCATTTCTAAGTCATTATAGTcatagatctaaaaaaaaaagtgttaaaAAACGCAATCAAGGAACTCACTATCAACAGATCAGTTTATAATATATCGAAATAGAGCATCAGTAATATGAATATGAATCTGCATGCGAGGATAAATGTTTATTTTGCATTAATATTTAATCAATATCGGCATGTATTGAACATCATCTTTAAGCGGcataaaaatgaacaaaaacaaaacgCGGATCTTATATTGCATTAATGAGATCCGTATTTAACAGATCTATATTACGAAAAAAATTGCAAAAAATATTAagaaaaaataatataaaataattaacaGCATGTGCATCATATAAACTTACAGATCTAATAAATCTCATTGTAAAAAAGCAAGTAATGAAATtaatcttttaaaaaaaaattatatgtcGATTTTTAATTATCAATAACTCAGAAAATTCATAGATGAAAGAAAATAAACaaccatttaaaaaaaaaatcgattAAAATTTGTAATTACTTTACAAATCGGCGGAAATAACAAAGCATATACTAAAAGTGAACATACGATTAGTAGATCTTCAAAAAATGCTCCTAAGAAGACCATCCATAACGCCGATAAGAAGATGTAGGAGGCTCAAGGGTTGGGAATCGGATTTAGGGAGGACGACGGAGGGGATGGTAGTAAGCAATGTTTAAAGATGAAAGTTAGGGATTCATGGTGGATGGTGGTGTTGAAGATGTATTCAGAGAGTGAAGTAGAGAGAGGAGTGAGAGAGAGAGGCGGAGGCATGTAAGAATGAAGGGGAGACggaaatattagggtttggtgGGGGGGATAGGTTTATATAATGTGGATTGAATTAGGGTTAAATAAGAAATGGGTTATGGGCTTCAAAGTGGACGGGTTACTTAAGAAGATTGGTTTATATACGGTCCACGTAGTTACACGGGTATTAATGATAGGTACAATACAATCCACTAATGGTATGTTCACTTTTAGTCTTTTTGGGTCGGGTTATTAATTTAGTAAAAAAACGGTACAATACATTGGGGCCGGTATTAGTCTAAATGTATATACAAACGGTACAATAATTGTCCATAACCCATTCCTTATTTGGGCCAAACATTTTTTAGACACATACGGTGCCCTAATGGCCAAacggtacaatagaaatgcaaaaacaaatatacataaaaaaacattcattctggcccaaatacatacccgtgcaattttacaCGGGTTTTAAACTAGGTTATATCTAAAACCTAAGTATTTGGGTATGTATTTGTGCCGATATTAaccttgacccattttcaccCTGGGTTGGGCCAAATTTATGTGGCCCAAATACATTTAGAGAGGATTGTATACGGGCCCATTACAAACGTGGACCTCTCCAAAAAACACGGGTATTGTGTGTCTTTTTGGGTCGGGTTATTACACGTAGTTACACGGGTATTAATAACAAATGCATCCATGTTTGATATTgtgtgtctttttttttttgttcgggATGTGTTTATATACGGTCCACGTAGTTTACGTTGTTAAATTGTACATAATAATATAACGTTTGACATAATTTGTCTATGCCGTTATGCTTTACCAATATAGGAGTTCAGACAGCACaaagaaacttgatgattacGGACAATACGCCACAATCAATGTCAAATCCTCGAGTACCGCTATGTGACATTACGAACGGTACTTCTTTATTTGTAATTGTTAATATTTCAATACATATATTAAAGTTTTTGAATATTAATTTATATCCTTTTCCATTTGTTGTTTTTACAAATTTATATTACGGTAGTACCAATTGTGAACATTTCAGTTTCTCATACCCCATGTCATGGAAGCAGAAGAACAATCGTAAGTGAACAGTTAGCGATAAGAACCCCGGCAAGTAACGTTTCTAATGATCCTA from Silene latifolia isolate original U9 population chromosome 5, ASM4854445v1, whole genome shotgun sequence encodes the following:
- the LOC141655720 gene encoding uncharacterized protein LOC141655720; the protein is MAAVTAVSKKWGSWVMEVVGETQSNKFSKKVEIMAHIQSIPISSITKETSRTEQLTVRVMRLWYRKSETNPQDVKGVELILIDENGDTIQASVNQRLTRLFLEHLNEGSTYKIEDIPLSTHAFYTFNEVVFGAMPNRLYIDVIGRLEHIYPIRESNGKKRRTIVLGNNLNQNMCCSLFGDYLQQIAEIEQEFMNKPKPTLVMLFVKRSVYEGIKFW